The Euwallacea similis isolate ESF13 chromosome 18, ESF131.1, whole genome shotgun sequence sequence CTATCCCTCTCTCTTCAGGAtgtattttcataataaataagcTCTCTATGATTTTTGTGATTCGAATATTGTTAGGGAATACTCATAACATGTGCCACAAGTGAATCTCACGTTAGGAATAAAGACATTCATATTCGttcgaaattattattattattatcgaGTTTCTCTTCTAGTcggtgtaaatattttaatgacgTTACACACGTAGATGAGTTATCCACCATAGTTTTTCTATTGagtaaaaacagtttttggaATATTCCTGAGTATAACTTTGAGAGAAACTACGAGTAGTTCAAGCacaaaatgataattaaccAACTCGGATAATTCTAGATTCgtttgaataataattgtttcgATTTTGTATCGTGAATAAAGCGAATGGAGGATGTGAGGTTAATAAAGATATTATAGCCCAAAAGTTGTGTTTCTTACTGTCTCTCCTGGGCCAAGGGCCAGCAGTAGGAACCAAATACAGGATGATTCAGAAATGTTTCTCTAAGGCGTTACGGCCTTGAGATGCTCGAAAACGGTTAGatgcaaaaatgtgtttcatcgagttttagtacatttcattttaatttatttgcgcAAAGTAACACTTCAGTAATTGTCCAAAATGTCCTTGAACTGGAATGCACCTATCGTTTCTGCGAACTTGagtcaaaatttgataatcgttTTGAACGACTTTAAATGCTGTAGTAATTCGTCTCccataggaaaaaaattaaaagtattaaatcgGGTGATTTAGGGGACCACGGAACTGGACCATGTCTATCGATTCGATATTATTTGAACTGACGATCCAAACAATTACTGTAAcgttattttgtacaaattaaAGTGGAATTTactaaaacttaataaaatacatttttatacaaaactgTCTTAAAGCTTAAGTCATCATGCCGTAGCGCCttaaaaagacattttcaaaTGTGGGTTCTTATACTCAAATGTCTTTTATTGTGACACTGAATAATGCTTAGAAGTTTGATCCTATAATTCTGAGTCCCCTTGTATGTGAAGTTTAGTCAGGGAGTGAACCGGTAGATGCTAATTGCTATCAAACCTTTTCTAGGACTTCTAAACTAGGCGTTGATGGACCAAATGAAGAAGACATAGGTCCCAGAAGAAACCCTCCTTGGGCTTCCTGTATTCATTGGTAGCAGTTTTGTATATCTAGGTTACTCTGCagagttaattttattgtacttATTATTAGATacctttaaaaacaataaacaaagatGTATAGGTGCTATACGCGCGCTGCAAGACGCTCTATTCAGCAGCCTTGACTAGGGCTTCAGATACTTCTAGGGCTATTTCAGCTTCTGCTTTGGcctgtattaaaaaaattcatgcaATTTACGTGAGTAATGTCGAAAGGGTAACTAACCTGTTCATTGGCAGCTGAGGAAAACTGACTCTGAGCCTTGCTAAGGAGGTCTCGGGCTGCTGATGCATCAATGTTTTCTATAGGGTGAGCTTCTTCGGCAAGGATCTTCAAGACAATGCAAATATTATAGAAAAGTTGAGATTTAGTAAGTACTTTGCTTACCTGAACTGAAGAATCGTCATTGATTGTGATGGTACCACTTGAAACAAAGATTTTCTTCACATTGCCTTCATTCTCGTAAACTGAGACTACACCAGGTTTTAGTACAGCTAAAGTGGGTACATGTTTTGGGAGGATTCCAAAGCTTCCAGAAAATGAGGGAACATCTACTTGCTTGATGCTTTTTCCGTCATAAAAGACctgtaaataaagaaaacaactGATTGACCAACTGAAGTTCATGGGGGAAATGAGATTTGGTTGTCGGTGTGGATTTACTTGGTTTCCTGAGGCAAAGGTAAAGCTCATTTCTTCAGCATAGCCCCTTTTTGCAGTTGTGCTGACGGTTCTGCGGGTCAAGAGACGGGACATGGATCTTACTGCGGCCATTTCAGCTGAAAAGGGGGGAGAATATTAACGTTAAAACAGGAATACTACCTTTGATTCCTAGTGTTACATAATTGCATTTTCATTAGATAAGTTTGTTTATATGTGATAATGATTAGTTGCGGTATTTAAGGATTTAGTACTTACTTCCTGAATGTATTTGTGggattttgaggaaaaattcacaaaaattacaaatttagaTGGTAAACGAATCCACAAAATCCAAGAAATACGAGATGGAAATTTGAGGTTATAGAGCCAACAATCGGCCAATCTGTCACTGGCATATATGGAACCAATGAAACATGTCTACCGCACTCTGTTGGAGAATGGTCAAAGTATCTAACCTCAAAAACCGCGAATGATGAACAAGAGACGGCTATAGCGCCATCTATGAGTAGTACGAAACACTAACTACcacatcatttttaatatggcTGAAACTTAGACGGCATATCGTTCGACAAATTgatgacaaaatggtgaaggcGCCATGGATTCTGCCcacaaaaatctaaatttctATGACTATGACCGCACTGATGAGCTAAATTCGCATTTTGGTCACATGTCATTGATTTATTACGTGGTTTTGCATCGCGGTAACGTTTAGACTGTgataaaattcagaaattgTACTCTTCCTCTGA is a genomic window containing:
- the ATPsyndelta gene encoding ATP synthase subunit delta, mitochondrial, coding for MAAVRSMSRLLTRRTVSTTAKRGYAEEMSFTFASGNQVFYDGKSIKQVDVPSFSGSFGILPKHVPTLAVLKPGVVSVYENEGNVKKIFVSSGTITINDDSSVQILAEEAHPIENIDASAARDLLSKAQSQFSSAANEQAKAEAEIALEVSEALVKAAE